A stretch of DNA from Nonlabens ponticola:
CATTAAAATTAAAAGCAAAGAAACTATACCAACGAATATTACTACCCTTAAAAACTTTCAAGATAAGTCCCTTAAAAAAGCCAAAGAAAAAGAGCTTATGAACTACGGTGTTCCTAATAAGCGACTTTATTTACTATTACTTGAGGATTTATAGGCATGAGAGAATTATTAGTAAGATCCATATCTGGGATATTATATGTCTCTCTTGTTGTGCTAAGCGCACTGTACTCTAGAGAGGTTTTTATTTTTCTATTTTGCCTTTTTGCCTTTATCTGTTTACTGGAGCTTATGCCTATGATAAGATTAAAGCAATGGCTTATACTACCATTACTACCTATTGCTTACTATTTTATAGTATGGCAAGGCGTACCTACCTATGGTATTTATGCATTGCTGGCAGCTACTCTTTTGGTAAATATTTATTTGATTCGTGATCTTATTCTTGTAGATCGTATTGCGTTGTTCAATACTAAAAAGCATGTGATAGCACTCTTGTACCTTATAGGATCAAGTTTGTTCCTGGCATTAATTCCTGATATTGTAGAGACACCTGATGGCATATCATCTTTCAAACCGCAATTACTCATAGGAATTTTTGCCATCATCTGGACCAATGACAGTTTTGCTTATGTATCTGGTAGATTATTTGGTAAACACAAACTCATGAAGCGCATCAGTCCTAAAAAGACTATAGAAGGTTTTGTAGGCGGCCTTGTAATGGCTATCGTCATGGGAATAGCGTTACACTTCTATCTAGATTCTATTAATTTGAATGACTACAGTTTGACGGAATGGGCGATCATAGCTTTTGTAGTGGCATTCTTTGGAACTATAGGAGATCTAATCCAGTCAAAGATTAAGCGTCAGGCAGCTGTAAAAGATAGCGGTAGCATCATGCCAGGTCATGGTGGCATATTTGATCGTATGGACAGTATTATATTTGCTGCACCATTTGCTTATCTAACTTTTTTAATCATCAACCATGTTTCATAAAGAAGGTATTGTATCCATTGCTATTGCTGTATCAGTCGCTGCTATATTGTCGATCGTTGCGTTCACCGTAGAAATGCCAGTATGGACGCAGATACTTTTGCTGCTTTTAGCCGCATTTGTGTTGATTATCATCCTTCAATTTTTCAGAAACCCGTCAAGGAAAACGATTCTTGATGATACGACTATTGTCTCACCTGTCGATGGAAAAGTTGTGGTCATAGAAAAAGTTACTGAAAATGAATACTTCAAGGACGAGCGCATAATGATATCCGTTTTTATGTCTCCACTCAATGTTCATGTGACGCGATACCCAGTAGGCGGTAAAGTTGCCTACAGTAAATATCATCCCGGAAAATACCTGGTGGCATGGCATCCTAAAGCTAGCGAAGAAAACGAGCGCACAACCGTAGTCATTAACCATAAAAATACAGCCCAAATTCTGTATCGTCAGATCGCAGGCGCGCTAGCCAAACGGATAGTAAACTATGCAACCCAAGACGATTCAATCGTACAAGGAGCTGATAGCGGATTCATAAAATTTGGATCTAGAGTAGATGTGTATTTACCGCTGGATGCTATCATTACTGTAGAGCTCAATCAAAAACTCAAAGGTGGTGAATCTATCTTAGCCAAATTCACGGATGAGTGACGACAAGCTAGATATAGCTTTTAATGAAGCCGTCGAGAAAGCTTCAAAGGAAGAACAATCTGATGTTCCTCTAGAACTACAATTGCATTTATACGCATACTATAAGCGAGTGATCAACGAGCCGTACGTAAACAACAAGTCTTTTCAAACCAATGACCTGAGAGCTGGTTTCAAGATGAATGCATTGATACAAGTGCAACGCATAAGCAAGACTGAAGCCAAGAAACGCTACATCGAGATCATTGAATCATTATATCCACGACCGTGGTAAGAGTCAGATTTTGAAACTTCTATTTCTTGCGCATCACATAGATCGCAAGGCTAATCAAACAGACCATCAACGCCCCAAAAATGATTGCTATTAAAGTAAATGGATTCATTTGCTTATGATTTGAGTGCAGCTATGCTAGTTTCCAGAGTTTCAATTTTGGCTAAAGCATCTGCCTGTTTTTTCTTTTCCATAGCTACCACTTGATCTGGAGCGCCTGCCATAAATCGCTCATTACCTAGCTTCTTCTCTACACTTTTTAGGAAGCCTTGAGCTCTAGTGAGTTCAGCAGTTAGTTTTTCAACTTCTGCGACAGTATCTATAGTTCCTTCTAGTGGTATAAAATACTCGCTAGATTTTACACGATAACTGGCAGCAGCAGCGACCTGTTCAAAAACTAACTCAATATTTTCAACATTACCCATTTTCATAATAAGCTCGTCATAGTCTGATGAGAGCTTCTCATTATTGATCACCTTAAGTTCAATGGTGTCTTTAAAACTTATCTGTTTCTCCTTACGCACCTTGCGCACGCCTGCAATTACCTCTTGCACTAATTCAAAGTCAGATAATATCTCATCTTCTACATTTCCTTGCTTTGGCCACGTATCGACACACAGTGACTCCTGAGGCTGCCTGTTGGAAATAGTTTGCCATATCTCTTCGCTAATAAAGGGTGTAAATGGATGGATCAACCTCAAGTTATCTTCAAATAACGCGATAACCTGAGCCATCGTTTGAGCGTCGATAGGTTGTTGATAGGCTGGTTTAACAATCTCCAGCAACCAGCCGCAAAAGTCATCCCATATCAATTTATAACTTGTCATGAGCACATCGCTTATACGATACTTTGAATAGTGACCCTCTATTTGCTCAAGAGCCTGAGAAAACCTGTTGCGATACCACTGTATACCTTGTTTAGCGTACAATGGCTGCTCTAACTTCTTATCAACTTCCCAGCCTTGAGTAAGCCTAAAGGCATTCCACATTTTATTGACAAAATTCTTCCCTTGTTGGCATAAATCCTCATCAAACATCAAATCGTTACCAGCCGCGCTACTTAGCAATAAACCAACTCGTACGCCATCAGCGCCATATTCTTCAATTAACTTGAGTGCATCTGGCGAGTTACCCAAGGATTTTGACATCTTACGGCGTTGTTTATCACGCACCAGACCTGTTAAATACACCTTATCAAAGGGTTTCTCGTCGCGTAATTCATATCCGGCTACAATCATACGAGCCACCCAAAAAAACAAAATATCTGGTCCTGTAACTAGATCTCGGGTTGGGTAATAGTATTTGATCTCTTCATTCTCAGGCTCCAACACTCCATTGAAAACACTTATAGGCCATAACCAGCTAGAGAACCATGTGTCCAGAACATCACTCTCTTGACGCAGATCATTTGCTGTTAGGGTATGGTTATTAGTTTGCTTTCGCGAAAGCGTAACAGCCTCATCAACACTGGCTGCAACGACAAAGTCTTCCTTACCATCGCCATAGAAATAGGCAGGAATACGCTGACCCCAAACCAGCTGGCGTGATATATTCCAGTCACGCACGTTCTCCATCCAATGGAAGTATGTGCTCTTGAATTTAGATGGTAATAGCTCTACTATATCCTCGCGCACTGCATTAATAGCAGGTTTTGCGAGCTCTTCCATTTTTAAAAACCATTGATCAGAAAGTCGTGGCTCAATCACGGCGCCAGTACGCTCGCTGGTTCCTACTTTATGAACATGATTTTCTTTTTTGATGAGATAGCCTTTATCTTCTAATTCGGCTGCAATGTTCTTGCGCACTTCAAAGCGATCTTGACCTTGATAATGCAGGCCGAAACTATTGAGTGTCGCATCGTCATTAAAAATATCAATGACTTCTAGTGAGTGCTTCTCTCCTATTTTTTTATCATTCTCGTCATGTGCTGGCGTGATCTTGAGTGCTCCTGTACCAAATTCCATATCGACATACTCGTCTGCAATTACAGGAATCTCACGATCTATTATAGGAACCATTACTGATTTACCAACGAGGTGTGTATATCGAGTATCATCTGGATGAACGCAAATCGCCGTATCGCCTAGAATAGTCTCTGGACGCGTGGTCGCAATGGTGAGTTTCTCGCTGCTACCTTTTACCTGATATTGCAAATGATAGAGATGACCGTTGCGCTCTTGATAAATGACTTCTTCATCACTCAAGGTGGTTTTGGCTTCTGGATCCCAATTGACCATGCGGTAACCACGGTAGATTTGTCCTTTAAGATAAAGATCAATGAAAACCTTGATTACACTAGCAGACATGTCGTCGTCTAGCGTGAATTTTGTACGCGACCAGTCACAGCTGGCTCCCAATTTCTTAAGTTGCTCTAGAATAACGCCACCGTATTCATGCGTCCATTCCCATGCGTGCTCGAGAAATTCCTCTCGGGTCAAGTCATTCTTGTTGATACCTTGATCCTTGAGTTTTTTAACAACCTTTGCTTCTGTGGCGATGGATGCGTGATCAGTTCCAGGAACCCAACACGCATTATAACCTTTAAGTCTAGCACGTCGTATCAATACGTCCTGAATAGTATTATTAAGCATGTGCCCCATATGCAACACGCCGGTAACATTAGGTGGTGGAATCACGATGGTATAACTTTCTCGATTATCGGGCAACGACTTGAAAAAGTCGTGATCCATCCAGTATTGGTACCACTTATCTTCCGCTGCTTTAGAATCGTATTTTGATGCTATGGACATGTTGCTCACTTAGGTTGACATTTAATCTACAAAAGTACTTATATCCGCAATTCTAGGCAGCATCGTGAAGTGGTTAAAGAAGAATTGCTAACTTTGAATCATGTATTTAAATCTAAAATACCTAATTATCATAGTGGTCTGTTTAAGCGGTACCCAATCAATGACGGCTCAAAATAAGGTTTCTGATGAATTGACAACAATAGTCTTTGAGCAAAAAACCATCGACTACGGTACCATAGAAAAAGGTAGTGATGGAGAACGTGAATTTATCTTCACTAATACTGGAGAGCACGATTTCATTCTTAAGAATATATTCTCTTCCTGCAATTGTGATGTCATTTCAAAACCAGAGGAACCTATTGCTCCTGGAACCAAAGGAAAAATACTCGTGATTTATGACACAAAAAAGGTCGGACCTATTGTAAAAACAATGACGATAATGGGTAATATCAAAGAAAAAGTGATCGCTTTAAAGCTAACCGGTGTAGTAAAAGAAGGTTAATCGATTACTGGTACTAGTTTGAGAGTGAATTTCTTCTCTCTCTCGCCTCGCTTTACTTTAATTTTTAATCGGGAATAGGGATTTTTGAAAAACTGTGATGCTACATTATTGAGTGTCAAATTGGCTTTGGCAATACTGTTTACTCTCACAATTTCATCACCTACTTTAATACCAGCTTTATCCGCAGGTGAATCTTTACGTACGGATTGTATAAATAAACTAGGCACCCATTTGTAATTTACGGTTTTACTAGTATTGACGGTTTTTTGACCTCTCAAAGTACCATAAGCGGTGTTAACGTCGTCATTGCGACCATCGTCATAATAAGTAAATAACTCTGTATCACCAGCTCTTATTTCAATACCCGCCATATTGTAGAAGAAACCAGCGGCAAATTCTTCATTGGGCTGCAATTGTACTCTTTTATTTCTATAATCTATAGATAGATTAAATCGACTCAATATCTCACCACCTATTGAGCCCGATAGAATTTGAGTACTGTTATTTGAAGTCGTTGAATCCTGATCTGGAAAAGAGACAGTCACCTTGTTCAACTCAATATTGCCTAGCAGGAGTTTCTCAATTTTTGAGCGCCTTCCAGTAACCCTGCCGTTTAATCCTATGCCTAGAAAATCATCAAAGCCTTTTTCAGGCAACATAAAGTCATCCTCGTCATCTTGAAAAACCCATAGTGCATCGCTACTACCAGTGTCAATTAAAATCCTTACCGGATGAATAATACCTGCCGTCACCACTTTTCCATTGATATAGGGTTTATCATTTTCCAGCTCAATGATTGCCTCGACACGTCTAGACCGTTTTACTCTGCGCATAGAACTGTTTTTATAGACAGTAATCATAGCATTTAGATAGTCTATATTGACGAGCGCATTCTCAAAGAAATCTTTACCTAGCAATCCATTAACTTCAACGCCCAGCGTGGGCAGCAAATTAAGTTGTTGATCAACCGTAATGAAAAGACTAGCGGTGCGGTTTGCATACCCATTAATATTGATGCGATTATTATCGCTATAGTATGCGTCGATAGGCTCTTGATTACCGTAACCCGAAATTTTAAGGGTCTTCCCTGGATTGACATTTAATGAGTCTATGCCATTAAAATTAAAAATCACAGATTTATTAGCTCCGGTATCGAGGATAAAGTCCATACCTACACCATTAACTTCCACGGGTAAAATAATGAGGTTATAAACCGATTGAAATGGTATCTCAATCTTATCGACGCCTTCTGGAAAAGAAAAACCTTTTTGGGCATTGATTGATAATGCACTTAACATAAAAAGTAAAATCAACCACAACAATCTCATGTTATAAATATACCTCATCTACCTTGAGCGTCTTTTAATCACTTAGTACCTTTGCACTGCAAAATCAATTCCATGCCGCAGATATCCGTAAAAGGAAGGCAAATGCCTTCATCACCAGTACGTAAACTTGTTCCTTATGCCGAGTCGGCTAAAAAACGAGGAACTAACATCTATCAGCTTAACATAGGACAACCAGATATTAAAACGCCCGAGCAAGCAATTGCCGCGGTGCGCAACAATTCTATGGAAATCCTAGAATATAGTCACAGTGCTGGTAATGAGAGTTATCGCAAAAAACTGGTGGCACATTACAACAAACTGGATATGAATCTTGACATCGATGATGTCATCGTATCGACTGGTGGTAGCGAGGCGTTGATGTTTGCCATGGGAAGCATATGCGATCAAGGCGACGAGGTCATCATACCAGAACCGTTTTATGCCAACTATAATGGCTTTGCCACGGCAAGTGGTGTTGCGGTAAAACCTATTGCAACCAACATTGAGAATAACTTTGCATTACCAGATATTGAGGCTTTTGAAAATCTGATCACTGATAGAACTAAAGCCATATTAATCTGCAATCCAGGAAATCCAACTGGTTACCTCTATACTCAAGAAGAGATGGATAAACTGGCAGCACTTGTAATCAAACACGATATATTCCTGGTTGCAGATGAAGTTTATCGCGAGTTTGCTTATGACGGTCGCGTGCATCACAGTGTGATGAATCAAGCAGGTCTTGAAAATCATGCGATCATGATTGACAGCGTTTCAAAACGCTACAGCATGTGCGGCGCACGTATAGGCTGCATGGTTTCAAAAAACAAAGAAGTGGTCGCCGCGGCCATGAAATTTGCACAGGCGCGATTGAGCCCACCAACCTTTGCACAAATCGCTGCCGAAGCTGCGCTTGACACACCGCAGTCTTACTTTGACGAGGTGATTGAGGAATATATCGACAGGCGAGACACGCTTATCAGCGGACTCAAAAATATAGAAGGCGTGCAGGTAGCTAATCCTGGTGGTGCCTTTTACTGCGTTGCCCAACTACCCGTCGAGGACGCAGATCATTTCGCACAGTGGTTGCTGGAATCCTTTGAGCATGAAGGAGAGACGATAATGGTAGCGCCAGCAGCAGGCTTTTACAGCACTCCAGGCAGCGGTAAAAACCAGATACGCATTGCCTATGTTCTTGAGAAAAAATCCCTGATTAAAGCTGTTGAAATTTTAGAAAAGGCACTTGAAGCCTACAAGTCGTGATCCAGATACAACATCATGTAGCTCTTAAGGAGTTTAATACGTTTGGGATATCAGCTTTCGCGAAAGCTTACACACCCATAAACATTCCTGCACAATTTAAGGAAGCGGCATCCTATTATAAAGGTGAACAAGTTTTTTTATTAGGTGGCGGCAGCAATATGTTGTTGATTGATGATATTTCAAGACCAGTATTACATGTTTTAACCAAAGGAATAGAAACACAAGCCGCACAAAACGGTGAGATACACATCACGGCTCAAGCGGGCGAAAACTGGCATGAATTTGTTCTATACTGCATAAAGAACAATTATGCAGGGATTGAAAATCTTTCATTGATCCCAGGAAACATCGGTACGTCACCTATTCAAAATATCGGTGCCTACGGTGTAGAACTTAAGGATGTATTTAACAGCTGTACGGTTATTGACCTGCAAACTCTAGAAGAGAAGTCTTTAAGCCTTGAAGAATGCAATTTTGGTTATCGAGATAGCGTCTTTAAGAAGGAGGCTGCTGGTAAATACATCATAACATCAGTCACTTTTAAATTACAGGATTTATCTATAAATCCAGATTATAAGCTCAAGACCAGTTACGGTGCGATTCAAGAGGAGTTAGATCGTCTAGGAGGCGAGCCCGATATAGCTTTGGTTTCCCAGGCCGTCATTAACATTAGAACCAGCAAACTACCAGATCCCAAAATCATAGGTAACAGTGGTAGTTTCTTTAAAAACCCAATAATTAAGCGGGATCGTTATGACGAGCTGGTAAGATTGCATCCACATATGCCTTCTTATAATGTGGATGACGATCATGTGAAGGTTCCTGCTGGATGGTTGATAGATCAATGTGGTTTCAAAGGTTATCGCAAGGGCGATGCTGGCGTCCATGATAAACAGGCGCTGGTGTTGGTCAATCATGGTAAAGCAACCGGCAAGGAAATAATATCGCTATCCCGAGAAATTCAAGAAAAGGTAAATTCTAGATTTGGTATATCTATAGATACCGAGGTTAACCTGATTGAAAATATGTAGAGAGGCTCGCTCTTTGATACTTGTATTGTCTAAATTTGCAACATGAAATTACTTTTGATAACATTCGGATTGATGGCGCTGGCCTTTGCGGGAATTGCGATCAAGATTTGGGGTAAAAAAGACGGTAAATTCTCAGGAACCTGTGCGAGCCAGAACCCATATCTCAACAAGGATGGACAAGCCTGCAGCATGTGCGGTAAATTGCCAGAAGAGCAAACGGATTGCGATACAGTAGCTAAGGCTTCATAGAGTTATGCTAGACGTGTTTTTCTACCTACTATTGGGATGCGTCCTTATCAACACCTTTTACTATTTCTATTTTTCTAAGGCTGCAACGCAGCCAGAAATCGAGCACACAAAAAGCTCTC
This window harbors:
- the murB gene encoding UDP-N-acetylmuramate dehydrogenase, with amino-acid sequence MQIQHHVALKEFNTFGISAFAKAYTPINIPAQFKEAASYYKGEQVFLLGGGSNMLLIDDISRPVLHVLTKGIETQAAQNGEIHITAQAGENWHEFVLYCIKNNYAGIENLSLIPGNIGTSPIQNIGAYGVELKDVFNSCTVIDLQTLEEKSLSLEECNFGYRDSVFKKEAAGKYIITSVTFKLQDLSINPDYKLKTSYGAIQEELDRLGGEPDIALVSQAVINIRTSKLPDPKIIGNSGSFFKNPIIKRDRYDELVRLHPHMPSYNVDDDHVKVPAGWLIDQCGFKGYRKGDAGVHDKQALVLVNHGKATGKEIISLSREIQEKVNSRFGISIDTEVNLIENM
- a CDS encoding DUF1573 domain-containing protein — encoded protein: MYLNLKYLIIIVVCLSGTQSMTAQNKVSDELTTIVFEQKTIDYGTIEKGSDGEREFIFTNTGEHDFILKNIFSSCNCDVISKPEEPIAPGTKGKILVIYDTKKVGPIVKTMTIMGNIKEKVIALKLTGVVKEG
- a CDS encoding phosphatidylserine decarboxylase family protein — its product is MFHKEGIVSIAIAVSVAAILSIVAFTVEMPVWTQILLLLLAAFVLIIILQFFRNPSRKTILDDTTIVSPVDGKVVVIEKVTENEYFKDERIMISVFMSPLNVHVTRYPVGGKVAYSKYHPGKYLVAWHPKASEENERTTVVINHKNTAQILYRQIAGALAKRIVNYATQDDSIVQGADSGFIKFGSRVDVYLPLDAIITVELNQKLKGGESILAKFTDE
- a CDS encoding aspartyl protease family protein encodes the protein MRLLWLILLFMLSALSINAQKGFSFPEGVDKIEIPFQSVYNLIILPVEVNGVGMDFILDTGANKSVIFNFNGIDSLNVNPGKTLKISGYGNQEPIDAYYSDNNRININGYANRTASLFITVDQQLNLLPTLGVEVNGLLGKDFFENALVNIDYLNAMITVYKNSSMRRVKRSRRVEAIIELENDKPYINGKVVTAGIIHPVRILIDTGSSDALWVFQDDEDDFMLPEKGFDDFLGIGLNGRVTGRRSKIEKLLLGNIELNKVTVSFPDQDSTTSNNSTQILSGSIGGEILSRFNLSIDYRNKRVQLQPNEEFAAGFFYNMAGIEIRAGDTELFTYYDDGRNDDVNTAYGTLRGQKTVNTSKTVNYKWVPSLFIQSVRKDSPADKAGIKVGDEIVRVNSIAKANLTLNNVASQFFKNPYSRLKIKVKRGEREKKFTLKLVPVID
- a CDS encoding acyl-CoA-binding protein — translated: MSDDKLDIAFNEAVEKASKEEQSDVPLELQLHLYAYYKRVINEPYVNNKSFQTNDLRAGFKMNALIQVQRISKTEAKKRYIEIIESLYPRPW
- a CDS encoding membrane or secreted protein; this encodes MKLLLITFGLMALAFAGIAIKIWGKKDGKFSGTCASQNPYLNKDGQACSMCGKLPEEQTDCDTVAKAS
- a CDS encoding phosphatidate cytidylyltransferase; this encodes MRELLVRSISGILYVSLVVLSALYSREVFIFLFCLFAFICLLELMPMIRLKQWLILPLLPIAYYFIVWQGVPTYGIYALLAATLLVNIYLIRDLILVDRIALFNTKKHVIALLYLIGSSLFLALIPDIVETPDGISSFKPQLLIGIFAIIWTNDSFAYVSGRLFGKHKLMKRISPKKTIEGFVGGLVMAIVMGIALHFYLDSINLNDYSLTEWAIIAFVVAFFGTIGDLIQSKIKRQAAVKDSGSIMPGHGGIFDRMDSIIFAAPFAYLTFLIINHVS
- a CDS encoding valine--tRNA ligase, whose protein sequence is MSIASKYDSKAAEDKWYQYWMDHDFFKSLPDNRESYTIVIPPPNVTGVLHMGHMLNNTIQDVLIRRARLKGYNACWVPGTDHASIATEAKVVKKLKDQGINKNDLTREEFLEHAWEWTHEYGGVILEQLKKLGASCDWSRTKFTLDDDMSASVIKVFIDLYLKGQIYRGYRMVNWDPEAKTTLSDEEVIYQERNGHLYHLQYQVKGSSEKLTIATTRPETILGDTAICVHPDDTRYTHLVGKSVMVPIIDREIPVIADEYVDMEFGTGALKITPAHDENDKKIGEKHSLEVIDIFNDDATLNSFGLHYQGQDRFEVRKNIAAELEDKGYLIKKENHVHKVGTSERTGAVIEPRLSDQWFLKMEELAKPAINAVREDIVELLPSKFKSTYFHWMENVRDWNISRQLVWGQRIPAYFYGDGKEDFVVAASVDEAVTLSRKQTNNHTLTANDLRQESDVLDTWFSSWLWPISVFNGVLEPENEEIKYYYPTRDLVTGPDILFFWVARMIVAGYELRDEKPFDKVYLTGLVRDKQRRKMSKSLGNSPDALKLIEEYGADGVRVGLLLSSAAGNDLMFDEDLCQQGKNFVNKMWNAFRLTQGWEVDKKLEQPLYAKQGIQWYRNRFSQALEQIEGHYSKYRISDVLMTSYKLIWDDFCGWLLEIVKPAYQQPIDAQTMAQVIALFEDNLRLIHPFTPFISEEIWQTISNRQPQESLCVDTWPKQGNVEDEILSDFELVQEVIAGVRKVRKEKQISFKDTIELKVINNEKLSSDYDELIMKMGNVENIELVFEQVAAAASYRVKSSEYFIPLEGTIDTVAEVEKLTAELTRAQGFLKSVEKKLGNERFMAGAPDQVVAMEKKKQADALAKIETLETSIAALKS
- a CDS encoding pyridoxal phosphate-dependent aminotransferase; translated protein: MPQISVKGRQMPSSPVRKLVPYAESAKKRGTNIYQLNIGQPDIKTPEQAIAAVRNNSMEILEYSHSAGNESYRKKLVAHYNKLDMNLDIDDVIVSTGGSEALMFAMGSICDQGDEVIIPEPFYANYNGFATASGVAVKPIATNIENNFALPDIEAFENLITDRTKAILICNPGNPTGYLYTQEEMDKLAALVIKHDIFLVADEVYREFAYDGRVHHSVMNQAGLENHAIMIDSVSKRYSMCGARIGCMVSKNKEVVAAAMKFAQARLSPPTFAQIAAEAALDTPQSYFDEVIEEYIDRRDTLISGLKNIEGVQVANPGGAFYCVAQLPVEDADHFAQWLLESFEHEGETIMVAPAAGFYSTPGSGKNQIRIAYVLEKKSLIKAVEILEKALEAYKS